From a single Capsicum annuum cultivar UCD-10X-F1 chromosome 12, UCD10Xv1.1, whole genome shotgun sequence genomic region:
- the LOC107849402 gene encoding agamous-like MADS-box protein AGL62: MNVNTNVVKKTQGRRKTAIKPIDNQNSRHVTFSKRCLGLFKKASELCILTGEEIVILVQSLKRQCLFTFGHPSADAVIDRYVTRIPSSSLSSSTTDEFNLQLNNQYYSHMCKDLEAEKKKKENIEEEKLVNIDDNNNGGYLWNEPIDTKGIDELEEFMVALENLKKNVTTRVDELSMLNGSSSSNSTINIARFGAEDQFLNQVAIDYCSSIVPYELNS, translated from the coding sequence ATGAACGTTAACACTAACGTCGTTAAGAAAACTCAAGGGCGGAGGAAAACTGCAATCAAGCCAATTGACAATCAGAACAGTAGACACGTTACTTTCTCAAAACGTTGTTTAGGACTTTTCAAAAAAGCTAGTGAACTTTGCATATTAACTGGTGAAGAAATTGTTATTCTGGTTCAGTCTTTAAAGCGCCAATGTCTTTTCACTTTCGGTCATCCTAGTGCTGATGCTGTTATTGACCGTTACGTCACTAGAATACCATCTTCGTCGTTGTCATCATCGACCACTGATGAATTCAACTTGCAACTAAATAACCAGTATTATTCTCATATGTGTAAAGATTTGGAAgcggagaagaagaagaaagagaatattGAAGAAGAGAAGTTGgtgaatattgatgataataaCAATGGGGGATATTTGTGGAATGAACCAATTGATACTAAGGGTATtgatgaacttgaagaatttatggtTGCATTGGAAAATTTGAAGAAGAACGTAACAACAAGGGTTGATGAATTGAGTATGTTAAATGGATCTTCTTCATCGAATTCAACTATAAACATAGCAAGATTTGGAGCTGAGGATCAATTTTTGAATCAGGTTGCAATTGATTATTGTTCTTCAATTGTTCCTTATGAACTCAATAGCTGA